A section of the Leucoraja erinacea ecotype New England unplaced genomic scaffold, Leri_hhj_1 Leri_93S, whole genome shotgun sequence genome encodes:
- the LOC129695099 gene encoding RNA-binding protein 4B-like — protein MVKIFVGNLPRPTTAEEIRALFEKYGDVSECDLIKNYGFVHMDNKEAAKEAIEHLHHYKLHGVTINVEASKSMTKSSTKLHVGKVSPLCTSQDLQAKFEEYGAVLECDIIKDYAFVHMERGDDAMAAIKGLDGTQLKGKRIHVELSKSRLRVQPGMGEKNTCFRCGKDGHWSKECPTDRSDVGMSIPAHYLDAYTMSGRYGEQAFYDSRYVDYYEKYRAGAYGAVGTPYPDRWGAQLGGYGASLRERKALEAYGQSAISQPPTYYARDRSPLRRSVVSNVTDYATAATEYAAAATASATASDYAAQAASYAAQDYAGAGYAGYAAQSAAADYAGGSYTAADYAGAYGYDYSGAASNSAGYGAAGATADAYVGQAQYSAY, from the exons AACTATGGGTTTGTGCACATGGACAACAAGGAGGCGGCGAAGGAGGCGATCGAGCACCTGCACCACTACAAGCTGCACGGGGTCACCATCAATGTGGAGGCTAGCAAGAGCATGACCAAGTCGTCCACCAAGCTACACGTGGGCAAGGTCAGCCCGCTCTGCACCAGCCAGGATCTGCAGGCCAAGTTCGAGGAGTACGGGGCCGTGCTCGAGTGCGACATCATCAAGGACTACGCCTTCGTGCACATGGAGAGGGGCGACGACGCCATGGCCGCCATCAAGGGGCTCGACGGCACCCAACTCAAAG GCAAGCGCATCCACGTGGAGCTGTCCAAGAGCCGGCTGCGGGTGCAGCCAGGCATGGGGGAGAAGAACACCTGCTTCCGCTGCGGAAAGGACGGCCACTGGTCCAAGGAGTGTCCGACTGACCGTTCCGACGTGGGCATGAGCATTCCTGCCCACTACCTTGACGCTTACACCATGTCGGGCCGGTACGGGGAGCAGGCGTTCTACGATAGCCGCTACGTGGACTACTACGAGAAGTACCGGGCGGGGGCGTACGGGGCGGTGGGCACTCCCTACCCGGACCGCTGGGGCGCCCAACTGGGGGGCTACGGCGCCAGCCTGCGGGAACGCAAGGCCCTGGAGGCCTACGGGCAGAGCGCCATCTCCCAGCCGCCCACCTACTACGCCCGCGATCGCAGCCCGCTGCGCCGCTCCGTGGTCTCCAACGTCACCGACTACGCCACGGCGGCTACCGAGTACGCAGCGGCCGCCACTGCCTCGGCCACCGCCAGTGACTACGCCGCCCAGGCTGCCAGCTACGCTGCCCAGGACTACGCCGGGGCCGGGTACGCCGGATATGCTGCCCAGTCGGCTGCCGCAGACTATGCCGGCGGCAGCTACACGGCCGCAGACTACGCCGGCGCCTACGGCTACGACTACTCCGGGGCGGCCTCCAACAGCGCGGGTTACGGTGCTGCCGGAGCCACCGCAGacgcctacgtgggacaggcgcAGTACTCTGCCTACTAA
- the ppp1r11 gene encoding LOW QUALITY PROTEIN: E3 ubiquitin-protein ligase PPP1R11 (The sequence of the model RefSeq protein was modified relative to this genomic sequence to represent the inferred CDS: deleted 1 base in 1 codon): MEREPERGAMAETASSSATITETVDSSQPAPTENRSITIRLRKRKTNKKVEWSSDTVDNEHLGRRSSKCCCIYEKPRAFGESSSESEEENGGCGNAHCLRGHKKPFPGAASAGPAGGGASSKPVGPADKPHPPEPAHSPKHPTLRHPHLPHK, translated from the exons ATGGAGAGGGAGCCGGAGCGCGGAGCCATGGCTGAGACCGCCAGCTCTTCAGCCACCATCACCGAGACGGTGGACAGCTCGCAGCCCGCCCCAACC gagaACCGCAGCATCACCATTCGCCTGAGGAAGCGG AAAACAAACAAGAAGGTGGAGTGGTCTAGTGACACTGTGGACAACGAGCATCTGGGCCGTCGCTCCTCCAAGT gTTGCTGCATTTACGAGAAGCCTCGAGCGTTCGGGGAGAGCAGCTCGGAGAGCGAAGAGGAGAACGGTGGCTGCGGCAACGCTCACTGCCTGCGGGGCCACAAGAAGCCCTTCCCGGGGGCTGCCAGTGCGGGGCCCGCTGGCGGGGGGGCCAGCAGCAAGCCCGTGGGTCCCGCCGACAAACCCCACCCCCCGGAGCCGGCCCACAGCCCCAAACACCCCACCCTTCGGCACCCTCACCTGCCCCACAAATGA